Within the Acidobacteriota bacterium genome, the region CGCGCGGCTGCCGGCGTCGAATCGAACCTCGCCGCGAACAGCCCCGCGCAGGGCCTGGTCGAGCATGCATGGCGATCATACGTCAGCGGCCGGCAAGTTCGATGGGCCCATCGAACCTCTATGTCGCTACACCAACTCCCTCACCCTGTCCGCCACCACCGTCCAGGCGATCTTCTCGCGGTTCGGCTCCCCCTTCAGCAGCGACGTCGCGAAGTGCGCCGCCTGCTCCAGCGTCACGCGCGGGGGCATGGGGGGCACGAAGGGGTCGACGACCGCCTCGATGATCGTGGGGCCAGGCGACGCGAGCGCCTCATCCAGCATGGGGCCGCAGCGCTCCGGGTCGGTGATCGTCACCGCGCCGGCGCCGAACCCACGCGCGACGGCCGCGAAGTCGATCGGTTGCAGCTCGCATCCGTACTCGGGGTTTCCCTCGAAGACCATCTGCTCCCACTTGATCATGCCGAGCGTGTTGTTCTTCATGACGACAATCTTGATCGGCAGCGCGTACTTCACGGCTGTCGCCAGCTCCCCGAGCAGCATGGTGAAGCCACCGTCCCCCACGAGCGCGACGACCTGGCGCTCGGGATAGGCGAGCTGCGCGGCGATCGCATACGGCAGGCCGTTGGCCATCGACGCCAGCGTCCCGGAGAGTGAGTACATCTGGCCTCGCTTGGCGGGAAGATGCCGCGCATACCACGTGGCCACGGTGCCGCTGTCGCCGCACACGATCGCGTCGTCGCGGAGCCGCCGGCCGAGTTCCCACGCGACCACCCACGGCTTCATCGGCGTCTCACGGCTCGTGCCGCGCTCGTCCATCAGCGCCTGCCACTCGCGCATGCCGTTCTGCGCGGCGGCCAGAAATGCGCGGTCGTCGTGGCGCCGAAGTAGCGGCAGCAGGGCGCGAATCGTGCGCCGGCAATCGCCGACGAGCCCGACCTCCACGGGATATCGGAGCCCGATTCGCCCGGCGTCGACATCGATCTGCACCCCGCGCGCCTGTCCCGGTTTCGGGAGGAACTCGATGTACGGAAACGAGGTTCCGATCATCAGCAGCGTGTCGCACCGCTCCATCGCCTCCTGGGACGGTTTCGTGCCGAGCAGGCCGATGGCGCCGGTCGTGTAGGGGCTGTCATCAGGCACCGCCGCTTTGCCCAGCAGCGGTTTGGCAATTGGCGCGCCGAGCCGATCCGCAAGCTCCTGCAGTTGATCGGCGGCGCCGAGCGCGCCGCGCCCGGCCAGGATTGCGACCCGCGCTCCGGCGTTCAGGATGTCGGCGGCGCGTCGCAGGTCTTCGTCCGCAGGCAGGCGCGCCGAGCGGGCGAACACATCCGAGGTGTGGCCGGGCACGTTGCGCTTGGAACGGTTGCCGGCTTCCGCGCGCTGGAAGTCCACGGGAAACGTGAGGTGCGTCACCGTCCTCCGGCTGAGCGCGATGCGGCACGCCAGGTCGGCCACATTCTCGACGTGCCCCGGTCCCATGACGCGTTCGCTGTACGCCGCGACGTCCTGAAACACGCGGTCGAGCGGAACGTCCTGCTGCGTGTGCGTGCCGATGAGATCGTGGTACGGCATGCCGGTAACGGCCAGGACCGGCTGCCCGTCCAGCTTCGCGTCGTAGAGCCCGTTCAACAGATGGAGACCGCCTGGTCCCGACGTCGCGAGGCAGACGCCGAGCGTCCCCGTGAACTTCGCGTGCGCGCACGCCATGAACGCCGCCGACTCTTCGTGGCGCACCTGGATGAAGCGCACGCGGTCTGAGGCGTTGCGGAGCGCTTCCATAATCCCGTTGATGCCGT harbors:
- a CDS encoding pyruvate oxidase is translated as MAFTAADALVSTLQSWGVDTIYGLPGDGINGIMEALRNASDRVRFIQVRHEESAAFMACAHAKFTGTLGVCLATSGPGGLHLLNGLYDAKLDGQPVLAVTGMPYHDLIGTHTQQDVPLDRVFQDVAAYSERVMGPGHVENVADLACRIALSRRTVTHLTFPVDFQRAEAGNRSKRNVPGHTSDVFARSARLPADEDLRRAADILNAGARVAILAGRGALGAADQLQELADRLGAPIAKPLLGKAAVPDDSPYTTGAIGLLGTKPSQEAMERCDTLLMIGTSFPYIEFLPKPGQARGVQIDVDAGRIGLRYPVEVGLVGDCRRTIRALLPLLRRHDDRAFLAAAQNGMREWQALMDERGTSRETPMKPWVVAWELGRRLRDDAIVCGDSGTVATWYARHLPAKRGQMYSLSGTLASMANGLPYAIAAQLAYPERQVVALVGDGGFTMLLGELATAVKYALPIKIVVMKNNTLGMIKWEQMVFEGNPEYGCELQPIDFAAVARGFGAGAVTITDPERCGPMLDEALASPGPTIIEAVVDPFVPPMPPRVTLEQAAHFATSLLKGEPNREKIAWTVVADRVRELV